One Pseudomonas muyukensis DNA segment encodes these proteins:
- the nadB gene encoding L-aspartate oxidase, whose product MSQQFQHDVLVIGSGAAGLSLALNLPGHLRVAVLSKGDLANGSTFWAQGGVAAVLDDTDTVQSHVEDTLNAGGGLCHEDAVRFTVEHSREAIQWLIEQGVPFTRDEHYSVDDGGFEFHLTREGGHSHRRIIHAADATGAAIFKTLLDQARQRPNIELLEQRVAVDLITERRLGLAGERCLGAYVLNRNSGEVDTFGARFTVLATGGAAKVYLYTSNPDGACGDGIAMAWRAGCRVANLEFNQFHPTCLYHPQAKSFLVTEALRGEGALLRLPNGERFMPRFDPREELAPRDIVARAIDHEMKRLGVDCVYLDISHKPADFIKSHFPTVHERCLTFGIDITRQPIPVVPAAHYTCGGVMVDARGHTDVPGLYAIGETSFTGLHGANRMASNSLLECFVYGRAAAADIEAHLATVAMPHALPCWDASQVTDSDEDVIIAHNWDELRRFMWDYVGIVRTSKRLQRAEHRVRLLLDEIDEFYSNYKVSRDLIELRNLAQVAELMIRSAMQRKESRGLHYTLDYPGMLPEAMDTILTPTLVS is encoded by the coding sequence ATGAGCCAACAATTCCAACATGATGTCCTGGTGATCGGCAGTGGTGCCGCCGGTCTCAGCCTGGCACTGAACCTTCCTGGCCACCTGCGCGTCGCCGTGCTGAGCAAGGGCGACCTGGCCAACGGTTCGACCTTCTGGGCCCAGGGCGGCGTCGCCGCGGTGCTCGACGACACCGATACCGTGCAATCCCATGTCGAGGACACCCTCAACGCCGGCGGCGGCCTGTGCCATGAAGACGCCGTGCGTTTCACCGTCGAGCACAGCCGCGAGGCCATCCAGTGGCTCATCGAGCAGGGCGTGCCGTTCACCCGCGACGAACACTACAGTGTCGACGACGGCGGCTTCGAGTTCCACCTGACCCGCGAGGGCGGGCATAGCCACCGGCGCATCATCCATGCCGCCGACGCCACTGGCGCGGCGATTTTTAAGACCCTGCTCGACCAGGCCCGCCAGCGCCCGAACATCGAGTTGCTGGAACAGCGCGTGGCGGTCGACCTGATCACCGAGCGGCGCCTGGGGCTTGCGGGCGAACGCTGCCTGGGCGCCTATGTGCTCAACCGCAACAGCGGCGAAGTCGACACCTTTGGCGCGCGCTTCACCGTGCTGGCCACCGGCGGCGCAGCCAAGGTCTACCTCTATACCAGCAACCCCGATGGCGCCTGCGGCGATGGCATCGCCATGGCCTGGCGCGCCGGCTGTCGGGTCGCCAACCTTGAGTTCAACCAGTTCCACCCCACCTGCCTGTACCACCCGCAAGCCAAGAGCTTTCTGGTAACCGAGGCCCTGCGCGGCGAGGGAGCGCTGCTGCGCCTGCCCAATGGCGAGCGCTTCATGCCCCGTTTCGACCCCCGCGAAGAGCTGGCGCCGCGGGATATCGTCGCCCGCGCCATCGACCACGAGATGAAGCGCCTGGGCGTGGACTGCGTATACCTGGACATCAGCCACAAACCGGCCGATTTCATCAAGAGCCACTTCCCCACGGTGCATGAACGCTGCCTGACCTTCGGCATCGACATCACCCGCCAGCCGATCCCGGTGGTGCCCGCGGCCCACTATACCTGCGGCGGGGTGATGGTCGACGCGCGCGGCCACACTGACGTGCCCGGCCTGTACGCCATTGGCGAAACCAGTTTTACCGGCCTGCATGGCGCCAACCGCATGGCCAGCAACTCGTTGCTCGAGTGTTTCGTCTATGGCCGCGCGGCGGCCGCCGACATCGAAGCGCACCTGGCAACAGTGGCGATGCCGCATGCCCTGCCCTGCTGGGACGCAAGCCAGGTCACCGATTCGGACGAGGACGTGATCATCGCGCACAACTGGGACGAATTGCGGCGGTTCATGTGGGACTACGTCGGCATCGTGCGCACCAGCAAGCGCCTGCAACGCGCCGAGCATCGGGTGCGACTGCTGCTGGACGAGATCGATGAGTTCTACAGCAACTACAAGGTCAGCCGCGACCTCATCGAGTTGCGCAACCTGGCCCAGGTGGCCGAGCTGATGATCCGTTCGGCGATGCAGCGCAAAGAGAGCCGAGGGTTGCACTACACCCTGGATTACCCAGGAATGCTGCCCGAGGCCATGGACACCATCCTCACGCCCACCCTCGTCTCGTAG
- the rpoE gene encoding RNA polymerase sigma factor RpoE — protein sequence MLTQEEDQQLVERVQRGDRRAFDLLVLKYQHKILGLIVRFVHDTHEAQDVAQEAFIKAYRALGNFRGDSAFYTWLYRIAINTAKNYLVSRGRRPPDSDVSSEDAEFYDGDHGLKDLESPERALLRDEIEGTVHRTIQQLPEDLRTALTLREFDGLSYEDIASVMQCPVGTVRSRIFRAREAIDKALQPLLQET from the coding sequence ATGCTAACCCAGGAAGAGGATCAGCAGCTTGTCGAGCGCGTGCAGCGCGGCGACAGGCGAGCGTTCGATCTGTTGGTGCTGAAGTATCAGCACAAGATTCTCGGGTTGATCGTGCGTTTTGTTCACGACACCCATGAAGCGCAGGACGTGGCGCAGGAAGCCTTCATCAAGGCATACCGGGCGCTTGGGAATTTTCGCGGTGACAGTGCGTTCTATACCTGGCTGTACCGCATCGCCATCAACACGGCGAAGAACTACCTGGTATCCCGTGGAAGACGGCCACCAGACAGCGATGTGAGCTCCGAGGATGCGGAGTTTTACGACGGCGATCATGGTCTCAAGGATCTCGAGTCCCCAGAGCGCGCGTTGTTGCGGGATGAAATCGAAGGCACTGTCCATCGCACCATCCAGCAACTGCCGGAAGACCTGCGTACAGCATTGACGCTGCGCGAGTTCGATGGACTGAGTTACGAAGACATTGCCAGTGTCATGCAATGTCCGGTGGGTACCGTGCGCTCTCGAATCTTCCGCGCTCGGGAGGCCATAGACAAAGCCCTGCAACCTTTGTTGCAGGAAACCTGA
- a CDS encoding sigma-E factor negative regulatory protein: MSREALQESLSAVMDNEADELELRRVLNAVDDAETRATWSRYQVARAAMHKELLLPKLDIASAVSAALADEAVPAKVKQGPWRSIGRLAVAASVTVAVLAGVRFYNQDEISGAELAAQQPAQQGLSMPQAQGPAVLAGYSEGSEQPTGPMANGVLQNQAGWDQRLPGYLRQHAQESALKGNETALPYARAASLENR, translated from the coding sequence ATGAGTCGTGAAGCTTTGCAGGAATCGCTGTCCGCGGTGATGGATAACGAAGCGGACGAACTTGAACTGCGTCGCGTGCTGAACGCCGTCGACGACGCCGAAACCCGTGCCACCTGGTCGCGTTACCAGGTTGCCCGTGCTGCCATGCACAAGGAACTGCTGCTGCCCAAGCTGGATATCGCCTCGGCGGTGTCTGCGGCGCTGGCCGACGAGGCCGTGCCGGCCAAGGTCAAGCAGGGCCCTTGGCGCAGCATTGGCCGCCTGGCCGTGGCCGCCTCGGTGACCGTCGCCGTGCTGGCCGGGGTGCGCTTTTACAACCAGGACGAGATCAGCGGTGCCGAACTTGCCGCCCAGCAGCCTGCCCAGCAGGGCCTGAGCATGCCGCAGGCACAGGGCCCGGCCGTTCTGGCAGGCTATAGTGAAGGCAGTGAACAACCCACCGGGCCGATGGCCAACGGTGTGCTGCAGAACCAGGCCGGCTGGGATCAGCGCCTGCCAGGCTACCTGCGCCAGCACGCCCAGGAGTCCGCGCTCAAGGGCAACGAGACCGCACTGCCCTATGCTCGCGCCGCCAGCCTGGAAAACCGCTAA
- a CDS encoding MucB/RseB C-terminal domain-containing protein, producing the protein MRALPLLSLLLGSSLTVQALAANSSPEASEWLNKLARAEQAQSYQGAFVYERNGSFSTHDIWHRVQDGKVSERLLQLDGSAQEIVRVDGKVQCVSGELASGVGTPPDSAPRVLDPLKLMSWYDLGVAGKSRVAGRDAVIVTLTPRDQHRYAFELHLDRRSGLPLRSLMLNDKGQLLERFQMTRLDTDTLPSDADLTASAACKPVERGASSAAMAVAGWRSDWLPPGFELVNSAQRRDPSSKRTVSSLMYDDGLARFSVFLEPIGNESGVDTRAQLGPTVAVSRRLNTPKGKVMVTVVGEIPLGTAERVALSMRAQDAQARQ; encoded by the coding sequence ATGCGCGCGCTACCTCTCCTGTCGCTGCTGCTCGGCAGCAGCCTGACGGTGCAGGCACTGGCGGCCAACTCCTCGCCTGAGGCGAGCGAGTGGCTGAACAAGCTGGCACGGGCCGAACAGGCGCAGAGTTACCAGGGCGCCTTCGTCTACGAACGCAACGGCAGCTTCTCAACCCACGATATCTGGCATCGCGTCCAGGACGGCAAAGTCAGCGAGCGGCTGTTGCAGCTCGACGGCTCGGCCCAGGAAATCGTGCGGGTCGATGGCAAGGTGCAATGCGTCAGTGGCGAGCTGGCCAGCGGTGTAGGCACGCCCCCCGATTCCGCGCCGCGCGTGCTCGATCCCCTGAAACTGATGAGCTGGTACGACCTGGGCGTGGCGGGCAAGTCACGCGTCGCCGGGCGCGACGCGGTGATCGTCACGCTGACCCCGCGCGACCAGCATCGCTACGCCTTCGAATTGCACCTGGACCGCCGTTCCGGCCTGCCGCTGCGCTCGTTGATGCTCAACGACAAGGGCCAGTTGCTCGAGCGTTTCCAGATGACCCGCCTGGACACCGACACCTTGCCCAGCGACGCCGACCTCACGGCCAGCGCCGCCTGCAAGCCGGTCGAGCGAGGCGCTTCCAGTGCGGCCATGGCCGTTGCCGGCTGGCGCTCGGACTGGCTGCCGCCGGGCTTCGAACTGGTCAACAGCGCGCAGCGTCGTGATCCCTCGAGCAAGCGCACGGTCAGCAGCCTGATGTACGACGACGGCCTGGCCCGCTTCTCGGTGTTCCTCGAGCCCATCGGCAACGAGTCCGGCGTGGACACCCGTGCCCAGCTCGGCCCGACCGTTGCCGTTTCGCGACGGCTGAACACCCCCAAAGGCAAGGTGATGGTCACGGTGGTCGGGGAGATCCCGTTGGGTACCGCCGAGCGCGTCGCCCTGTCGATGCGGGCCCAGGATGCTCAGGCACGGCAATGA
- a CDS encoding DegQ family serine endoprotease, with the protein MFAAVLMLGQVLSAQAEESLPDFTTLVEQASPAVVNISTKQKLPDRRVAAGQMPDLEGLPPMFREFFERNMPQQPRSPRGDRQREAQSLGSGFIISSDGYVLTNNHVVADADEIIVRLSDRSELQAKLVGTDPRTDVALLKVEGKNLPIVKLGDSEKLKVGEWVLAIGSPFGFDHSVTKGIVSAKGRTLPNDTYVPFIQTDVAINPGNSGGPLFNMKGEVVGINSQIFTRSGGFMGLSFAIPIDVALDVSNQLKKDGKVSRGWLGVVIQEVNKDLAESFGLDKPAGALVAQVLEDGPAAKGGLQVGDVILSMNGQPIVMSADLPHLVGSLKDGAKAKLEIIRNGKRQNLDITVGALPEEDADIGTGGQGGAERSSNRLGVSVTDLTAEQKKSLELKGGVVIKEVQDGPAALIGLRPGDVISHLNNQAIISAKQFTEIAKELPKNRSVSMRVLRQGRASFITFKLAE; encoded by the coding sequence ATGTTCGCCGCCGTGCTCATGCTCGGCCAGGTGCTCAGCGCCCAGGCCGAGGAGTCCCTGCCGGACTTTACCACCCTGGTCGAGCAGGCCTCGCCGGCGGTGGTCAACATCAGTACCAAGCAAAAGTTGCCGGACCGCCGCGTCGCCGCCGGGCAGATGCCCGACCTCGAAGGCCTGCCGCCGATGTTCCGCGAGTTCTTCGAGCGCAACATGCCGCAGCAACCACGTTCGCCCCGCGGCGACCGCCAGCGTGAGGCCCAGTCGCTGGGCTCGGGCTTCATCATTTCCAGCGACGGCTACGTGCTGACCAACAACCACGTGGTCGCCGACGCCGACGAGATCATCGTCCGCCTGTCCGATCGCAGCGAGCTGCAGGCCAAGCTGGTCGGCACCGACCCACGCACCGACGTGGCCCTGCTCAAGGTCGAGGGCAAGAACCTGCCGATCGTCAAGCTGGGCGATTCGGAAAAACTCAAGGTCGGTGAGTGGGTATTGGCCATCGGTTCGCCGTTCGGCTTCGACCACTCGGTGACCAAGGGCATCGTCAGCGCCAAGGGGCGCACCCTGCCCAACGACACCTACGTGCCGTTCATCCAGACCGACGTGGCCATCAACCCGGGCAACTCCGGTGGCCCGCTGTTCAACATGAAAGGCGAGGTGGTGGGCATCAACTCGCAGATCTTCACCCGCTCCGGCGGCTTCATGGGCCTGTCGTTCGCCATCCCGATCGACGTGGCGCTGGATGTGTCCAACCAGCTGAAGAAAGACGGCAAGGTCAGCCGCGGCTGGCTGGGCGTGGTGATCCAGGAGGTCAACAAGGACCTGGCCGAGTCGTTCGGCCTGGACAAGCCGGCCGGCGCGCTGGTGGCCCAGGTGCTGGAAGACGGCCCGGCAGCCAAGGGCGGCCTGCAGGTGGGCGACGTGATCCTGAGCATGAACGGCCAGCCGATCGTCATGTCCGCCGACCTGCCGCACCTGGTGGGCAGCCTCAAGGATGGCGCCAAGGCCAAGCTTGAGATCATCCGCAACGGCAAGCGCCAGAACCTCGACATCACCGTTGGTGCCTTGCCAGAAGAGGATGCCGACATTGGCACCGGCGGCCAGGGTGGCGCCGAGCGCAGCAGCAATCGCCTGGGCGTTTCGGTCACCGACCTGACGGCCGAGCAGAAAAAGTCCCTGGAGCTCAAGGGCGGCGTGGTCATCAAGGAAGTCCAGGACGGCCCGGCAGCGTTGATCGGCCTGCGTCCGGGCGATGTCATCAGCCACCTGAACAACCAGGCGATCATCTCGGCCAAGCAGTTCACCGAAATCGCCAAGGAGCTGCCGAAGAACCGTTCGGTGTCGATGCGCGTGCTGCGTCAGGGGCGCGCCAGCTTCATCACCTTCAAACTGGCTGAATAA
- the lepA gene encoding translation elongation factor 4 yields the protein MSDLSHIRNFSIIAHIDHGKSTLADRFIQMCGGLSAREMEAQVLDSMDLERERGITIKAHSVTLNYKAQDGKVYQLNFIDTPGHVDFTYEVSRSLAACEGALLVVDAGQGVEAQSVANCYTAIEQGLEVMPVLNKMDLPQADPDRVKDEIEKIIGIDATDAVACSAKSGMGVDEVLERLVQTIPAPEGDIDAPLQALIIDSWFDNYLGVVSLVRVRHGRVKKGDKILVKSTGKVHLVDSVGVFTPKHTQTADLKAGEVGFIIASIKDIHGAPVGDTLTLSNTPEVEVLPGFKKIQPQVYAGLFPVSSDDFEDFRDALQKLTLNDSSLQYMPESSDALGFGFRCGFLGMLHMEIIQERLEREYDLDLITTAPSVIYELELKTGETIVVDNPSKLPDVSSVTDFREPIVTATILVPQEHLGNVITLCIEKRGVQRDMQFLGSQVQVRYDMPMNEVVLDFFDRLKSTSRGYASLDYHFDRYQSANLVKLDVLINGDKVDALALIVHRDNAAYKGRALTEKMKELIPRQMFDVAIQAAIGGQIIARTTVKALRKNVLAKCYGGDVSRKKKLLEKQKAGKKRMKQVGNVEIPQEAFLAVLRLDS from the coding sequence GTGAGTGATTTGAGTCATATCCGCAATTTCTCCATCATCGCCCACATCGACCATGGCAAGTCGACGCTGGCCGACCGTTTCATCCAGATGTGCGGTGGCCTGTCGGCGCGCGAAATGGAAGCCCAGGTCCTCGACTCCATGGACCTGGAGCGCGAACGCGGCATCACCATCAAGGCCCACAGCGTCACGCTCAACTACAAGGCGCAGGACGGCAAGGTCTACCAGCTGAACTTCATCGACACCCCCGGCCACGTCGACTTCACCTACGAAGTCTCGCGTTCGCTGGCGGCCTGTGAAGGCGCGCTGCTGGTGGTCGATGCCGGTCAAGGCGTCGAGGCCCAGTCCGTGGCCAACTGCTACACCGCCATCGAGCAGGGCCTGGAAGTCATGCCGGTGCTGAACAAGATGGACCTGCCCCAGGCCGACCCGGACCGCGTCAAGGACGAGATCGAGAAGATCATCGGCATCGACGCCACCGACGCCGTGGCTTGCAGCGCCAAGAGCGGCATGGGCGTGGACGAGGTGCTCGAGCGCCTGGTGCAGACCATCCCCGCGCCAGAGGGTGATATCGACGCGCCGCTGCAGGCGCTGATCATCGACTCCTGGTTCGACAACTACCTGGGCGTGGTCTCCCTGGTGCGCGTGCGCCACGGCCGCGTCAAGAAAGGCGACAAGATCCTGGTCAAGTCCACCGGCAAGGTGCACCTGGTCGACAGCGTGGGTGTGTTCACCCCGAAACACACCCAGACCGCCGACCTGAAGGCCGGTGAAGTGGGCTTCATCATCGCCAGCATCAAGGACATTCACGGCGCGCCGGTGGGCGACACCCTGACCCTGTCCAACACCCCGGAAGTCGAAGTGCTGCCGGGCTTCAAGAAGATCCAGCCACAGGTCTATGCCGGCCTGTTCCCGGTCAGCTCCGACGACTTCGAGGACTTCCGCGACGCCCTGCAGAAGCTGACCCTGAACGACTCGTCGCTGCAATACATGCCGGAAAGCTCCGACGCCCTGGGCTTCGGCTTCCGCTGCGGCTTCCTCGGCATGCTGCACATGGAGATCATCCAGGAGCGCCTGGAGCGCGAATACGACCTGGACCTGATCACCACCGCGCCAAGCGTGATCTACGAGCTCGAGCTCAAGACCGGCGAAACCATCGTCGTCGACAACCCATCGAAGCTGCCGGACGTCTCGTCCGTCACCGACTTCCGCGAGCCGATCGTCACCGCGACCATCCTGGTGCCGCAGGAGCACCTGGGCAACGTCATCACCCTGTGCATCGAGAAACGCGGCGTGCAGCGCGACATGCAGTTCCTCGGCAGCCAGGTGCAGGTGCGCTACGACATGCCGATGAACGAGGTGGTGCTGGACTTCTTCGACCGTCTCAAGTCCACCAGCCGCGGCTACGCGTCGCTGGACTACCATTTCGACCGCTACCAGTCGGCCAACCTGGTCAAGCTGGATGTGCTGATCAACGGCGACAAGGTCGATGCCCTGGCTCTGATCGTGCACCGCGACAACGCCGCCTACAAAGGCCGTGCGTTGACCGAAAAGATGAAGGAACTGATCCCTCGGCAAATGTTCGACGTGGCGATCCAGGCAGCCATTGGCGGCCAGATCATCGCGCGGACGACCGTCAAGGCGCTCAGAAAGAACGTACTGGCCAAGTGCTACGGCGGTGACGTCAGCCGTAAGAAGAAACTGCTGGAGAAGCAGAAGGCCGGTAAGAAACGCATGAAACAGGTGGGTAACGTGGAGATTCCACAGGAAGCCTTCCTCGCCGTGCTCAGGTTGGATAGCTAG
- the lepB gene encoding signal peptidase I, translating into MSLNFPLLLVIAVAVCGLLGLLDLLFLAPRRRAAIANYQGSVSQPELAVVERLNKEPLLVEYGKSFFPVLFIVLVLRSFLVEPFQIPSGSMKPTLEVGDFILVNKFSYGIRLPVIDKKVIEVGDPQRGDVMVFRYPSDPNVNYIKRVVGLPGDVIRYTSDKRLYVNGQSIAEQLVGSEPGTLGSAELYKEKLGEAEHLIRKEMTRYRMPPDQQWTVPAGHYFMMGDNRDNSNDSRFWDDPNIPKELHGMVPDRNIVGKAFAVWMSWPEPKLSHFPNLSRVGLIH; encoded by the coding sequence ATGTCGCTAAATTTCCCGCTGTTGCTCGTCATCGCCGTTGCCGTCTGCGGTCTGTTGGGTCTGCTCGACCTGCTGTTCCTGGCCCCGCGCCGGCGCGCGGCGATCGCCAACTACCAGGGCAGCGTCAGCCAGCCCGAACTGGCCGTGGTCGAACGCCTGAACAAGGAGCCCTTGCTGGTTGAGTACGGCAAGTCGTTCTTCCCGGTGCTGTTCATCGTGCTGGTGCTGCGCTCGTTCCTGGTGGAGCCGTTCCAGATCCCGTCGGGTTCGATGAAGCCGACGCTGGAAGTGGGCGACTTCATCCTGGTGAACAAGTTCTCCTACGGCATCCGCCTGCCGGTGATCGACAAGAAGGTCATCGAGGTCGGCGACCCGCAGCGCGGGGATGTGATGGTGTTCCGCTATCCCAGCGACCCGAACGTCAACTACATCAAGCGTGTGGTCGGCCTGCCGGGCGACGTGATCCGCTACACCAGCGACAAGCGCCTGTACGTCAACGGCCAGTCGATTGCCGAGCAGTTGGTCGGCAGCGAGCCGGGCACGCTGGGCAGCGCCGAGCTGTACAAGGAGAAACTCGGCGAGGCCGAGCACCTGATCCGCAAGGAAATGACCCGCTACCGCATGCCGCCGGACCAGCAATGGACCGTGCCGGCGGGTCACTACTTCATGATGGGTGACAACCGCGACAACTCCAACGACAGCCGTTTCTGGGACGATCCGAACATTCCCAAGGAACTGCACGGCATGGTTCCGGACCGCAACATCGTCGGCAAGGCTTTCGCGGTCTGGATGAGCTGGCCGGAGCCGAAACTCAGCCACTTCCCGAACCTGTCGCGGGTCGGGCTGATCCATTGA
- the rnc gene encoding ribonuclease III — translation MSASLDRLERKLGYTFKNQDQMLLALTHRSYAGRNNERLEFLGDAILNFVVGEALFERFPQAREGQLSRLRARLVKGETLARLARGFDLGEYLRLGSGELKSGGFRRESILADALEALIGAIYQDADMQTARERILAWLTDEFDGLTLVDTNKDPKTRLQEFLQSRACDLPRYEVVDIQGEPHCRTFFVECEVVLLNKKSRGQGVSRRIAEQVAAAAALIALGVENGND, via the coding sequence ATGAGTGCTTCCCTTGACCGCCTGGAGCGCAAGCTCGGCTACACCTTCAAGAACCAGGACCAGATGCTGCTGGCCCTGACCCATCGCAGCTATGCCGGGCGCAATAACGAGCGCCTGGAATTCCTCGGCGATGCCATCCTCAATTTCGTGGTCGGCGAGGCGCTGTTCGAGCGCTTTCCACAGGCCCGCGAAGGCCAGCTGTCGCGCCTGCGCGCACGCCTGGTCAAGGGTGAGACCCTGGCCCGCCTGGCCCGTGGCTTCGACCTGGGCGAGTACCTGCGCCTGGGGTCGGGCGAGCTCAAGAGCGGTGGTTTCCGTCGCGAGTCGATCCTTGCCGACGCCCTCGAGGCGCTGATCGGTGCGATCTACCAGGACGCCGACATGCAGACCGCCCGCGAGCGCATCCTGGCCTGGCTGACCGACGAGTTCGACGGCCTCACGCTCGTCGACACCAACAAGGACCCCAAGACCCGCCTGCAGGAGTTCCTGCAGTCGCGTGCCTGCGACCTGCCGCGCTACGAAGTGGTGGATATCCAGGGCGAACCGCACTGCCGGACCTTCTTCGTCGAATGCGAAGTGGTGCTGCTGAACAAGAAAAGCCGTGGGCAGGGCGTCAGCCGGCGTATCGCCGAGCAGGTCGCCGCTGCCGCCGCATTGATCGCCCTGGGCGTGGAGAATGGCAATGACTGA
- the era gene encoding GTPase Era, producing MTENTSTRCGYVAIVGRPNVGKSTLLNHILGQKLAITSRKPQTTRHNMLGIKTEGDVQAIYVDTPGMHKANDKALNRYMNRNASAALKDVDVVIFVVDRTKWTDEDQLVLERVQYVTGPLIIAVNKTDRMEEKAELIPHLQWLQEQLPNAEVMPISAQQGHNLEALEAQIAKHLPENEHFFPEDQITDRSSRFLAAELVREKIMRQLGAELPYQITVEIEEFKQQGHVLHIHALILVERDGQKKIIIGDKGERIKRIGSEARKDMEVLFDSKVMLNLWVKVKGGWSDDERALRSLGYGDL from the coding sequence ATGACTGAGAACACTTCGACCCGCTGCGGCTATGTCGCCATCGTCGGTCGCCCCAACGTGGGCAAGTCCACGCTGCTCAACCACATCCTCGGGCAGAAGCTGGCGATCACCTCGCGCAAGCCGCAGACCACCCGCCACAACATGCTCGGCATCAAGACCGAAGGTGACGTGCAGGCGATCTACGTCGACACCCCCGGCATGCACAAGGCCAACGACAAGGCCCTGAACCGCTACATGAACCGCAATGCCTCGGCGGCCCTGAAGGACGTCGACGTGGTCATTTTCGTGGTCGACCGTACCAAGTGGACCGACGAGGACCAGCTTGTGCTGGAGCGTGTGCAGTACGTGACCGGCCCGCTGATCATCGCGGTCAACAAGACCGACCGCATGGAAGAGAAGGCCGAGCTGATCCCGCACTTGCAATGGCTGCAGGAGCAACTGCCGAACGCCGAAGTGATGCCGATTTCCGCGCAGCAGGGGCACAACCTCGAAGCGCTGGAAGCCCAGATCGCCAAGCACCTGCCGGAAAACGAGCACTTCTTCCCCGAAGACCAGATCACCGACCGTAGCAGCCGTTTCCTCGCCGCCGAGCTGGTACGCGAGAAAATCATGCGCCAGCTCGGTGCCGAGCTGCCGTACCAGATCACCGTGGAGATCGAGGAATTCAAGCAGCAGGGCCATGTGCTGCACATCCATGCGCTGATCCTGGTCGAGCGTGACGGGCAGAAGAAAATCATCATTGGCGACAAGGGCGAGCGTATCAAGCGCATCGGTTCCGAGGCGCGCAAGGACATGGAAGTGCTGTTCGACTCCAAGGTCATGCTCAACCTGTGGGTGAAGGTCAAGGGCGGCTGGTCCGACGACGAACGCGCCCTGCGCTCGCTGGGTTACGGCGACCTGTAA
- the recO gene encoding DNA repair protein RecO, translated as MDQPTPQPAYVLHSRAYKETSALVDFLTPQGRVRAVLRRARGKGGSLVRPFVPLDVELRGRGELKNVGRLDSSGIAAWLHGDALFSGLYLNELLMRLLPAEAPHPALFEHYTLTLQALAAGRPLEPLLRSFEWRLLDELGYAFALDHDANGLPVVGDGLYRLQVDAGLERVELFQPGLFKGAELLALAQAEWEAPGALLAAKRLMRQALAVHLGPKPLVSRELFRKR; from the coding sequence ATGGACCAGCCCACCCCCCAACCTGCCTACGTGCTGCACAGCCGCGCCTACAAGGAAACCAGCGCGCTGGTGGACTTCCTCACCCCTCAGGGGCGAGTGCGAGCGGTGCTGCGCCGGGCGCGGGGCAAGGGTGGCAGCTTGGTGCGCCCGTTCGTGCCGCTGGACGTCGAACTGCGCGGGCGGGGCGAGCTGAAGAACGTCGGTCGCCTGGACAGCAGCGGTATCGCTGCCTGGCTGCACGGCGACGCGCTGTTCAGCGGCCTCTACCTCAACGAACTGCTGATGCGCCTGCTGCCCGCCGAGGCGCCGCATCCGGCGCTGTTCGAGCACTACACCCTGACCCTGCAGGCCCTGGCCGCCGGTCGGCCGCTGGAGCCGCTGCTGCGCTCGTTCGAATGGCGCCTGCTGGACGAGCTGGGCTATGCCTTCGCCCTGGATCACGACGCCAACGGCCTGCCGGTGGTCGGCGATGGCCTGTACCGCTTGCAGGTGGACGCAGGCCTTGAGCGCGTCGAGCTGTTCCAGCCCGGCCTGTTCAAGGGGGCCGAGCTGCTGGCCCTGGCCCAGGCCGAGTGGGAGGCTCCGGGCGCGTTGCTTGCCGCCAAGCGCCTGATGCGCCAGGCCCTGGCGGTGCACCTGGGGCCCAAGCCGCTGGTCAGCCGGGAACTGTTTCGCAAGCGCTGA